ACTCATCCTGCGCATAGCCCTTACAACCTCCCCATTCGTATGCGTCTACAGTACCCAAAATCGCGATGTCGCTCCGAGTACTCTAACTCCCCCAGGCCCCAGCACAATGCTCATATCTCCCTCTACTAGCTTCAAATATGCCGCCTTCTTAGCTTTCACTTTCCCTTGAACCTCTTCGTTCCACCACCAGCCCCCTTTATGGCCACCAGAAAAACCCTTCGAAACCCCTAACACCTCTTTCGCCGCCTCCCTAATACAATTTGCTGTCATAGCCCACATACAACTCGCGTCCCCGCTACTCCTCCAAGCCCCCATAGCCAACAACTTCTCCCCCAACTCCTGGGCCTTGTCTTTGGTCAATGCACCCCACCTGACCCTAGGAAGCCAGACATAGCCCTCTTCTTCTTCGTCCACCTGAGCTCTAAGTCCATAACCAAAAGCATATGCTGGGTCGTAAGATTCTCGCTCGGGATGACCTTGCAATCCGTGCATAAACCTCTATCACATTTCCGGAGAAGTAGATAATCAATCTGGGTTTCGGCCACTGTACTCCGAAAAGTTATCAGGTGCTCTGCCTTCTTCGGGTAACACGAGTTAGCGATCACCAGCTCAAAAGCTTTAGCATACTCCAGCAGCGAAGTACCTCCTCCGCTTCTATCTCCAAAACCGAAGCCACCATGCACACCGTCATATCCCCCAGGCAACCTCCCAATGTGGCCGTTAAAATCACCTCCTATAATAAGCTTCTCGGTGGACGGTTAATGGTAGCCCGTGTGGTTTCTTTGGCAGCTCCAGGGGTCTCAGGCAAGGTGACCCCCTATTCCCCATGTTATTCATTCTAGTGATGGATGCTCTGAGCAAAATGATGGATCGTGCGGCGGGCGGAGGTTTCTTGAGAGGATTCTCAGCTCCGATTGGGGTGCTCAGTGCCCGAAGAGTCTCACATTTGCTTTTTGCGGATGACACACTGGTTTTCTGTGATGCCGATATGGATCAGTTGACCTACCTGAAGCAGGTCCTGCAGTGGTTTCAGTTAGTATCAGGACTCAAAATCAACATCGGCAAGTGTGAGATTTTCCCGGTAGGTGAGGTTACTAATATTGATGCCTTGTCTGGTGTTCTCGGATGCAAGGTGGGCTCCCTTCCCACTACTTACCTGGGCCTCCCTTTGGGCGCTTCatataaggatactacggtttggaatccagtgatcgagcgggttgaaaaaagattagcaggGTGGCAGAAACGGTATTTGTCAAAAGGAGGTAAGGAAGTGCTTATCAAAAGCACTTTATCAAGTATGCCCACCTATTACTTATTGCTGTTGCAAGCACCGGTGAGCATCACAGAAAAACTGGAGCGACTTCAAAGGAACTTTCTGTGGGATGCGGCGGATGGAACTAGAAAGTTTCATCTAGTGAATTGGCAGACAGTCACTTCCCCAAAGAAGTGGGGTGGACTTGGAGTGAAAGATCTTAGGATATTTAACAGAGCTTTAATGGGAAAGTGGCTGTGGAGATTCGGGGTAGAAGAGCATGCTCTATGGAGGGAGGTCATAGTAGAAAAGTACGATTCAACGGGAGGGGGTTGGAGGACCAAGGCGATCACAACACCTTTCgggtgtggcatgtggaggagtatcatgaagaattgggaagcattcagtggcaacatcacttacagggtgggagatggaaggagaatcagcttttggaatcatAGGTGGTGTGGAGAGGATACTCTGAGGGTCTTCTTCCCCCACgtcttcagagtttcaaaccagaaggAACTGATGGTCCAACAGATTCGCAAGGAGCATGAAGGGGGTAGTATGGGACCTTTCATTCAGgaggaacatgcaagattgggagattgcggAGCTTCAAGTCTTGTTGGCACTGCTATACGGGCAAGACATGCTCCAGCCATCCTGCGACTATTGGAGATGGGGCTTGCGTGGCGATGGTTTGTTCACCGTAAAGTCCTTTTACCAGAGTATGTTGGTGAGAGAGGAGACCACTTTTCCATACTCCTCGATCTGGATTCCTAGGGCGCCCACGAAGgtgtgcttttttgcatggctagcgGCAAGGGGAGTGATCTTGACTGCTGAAAATCTCCGAAAGAGGggaattacacttgttagttggtgctacatgtgtaaaagctctggggaagaagttgatcaccTTATGTTGCATTGCCCTGTGTCCTCGGCATTGTGGAGGTCAATcctgaatctttttggtgttcaatgggtgatgccaagcacTGTAAAGGAAATGTTATATAGCTGGGGCGGTTTtcgtagaagaagaaagcaaaaggcgtggaaattcgccccgttagctctcatgtgggTAGTATGgggggagagaaataggagagcttttgaggagattgagtctcctttttcacatcttaagaatagtcttttatctttgatcgctttttggtgcactcatttagcccctacttgtatagaagattgggcgtcttttgtagagaatcatgttctgatgtaaattctctacgtCTTTGGTATACTTCGTGTACACgggagttctctcccttttgattaatacaatttaccttatcaaaaaaaaaagctTCTCGGTGGATGGTATACCCCGCTTTGATCCAACTCTTGTAATTTCTCCAAAGTATAACcttgttaatttattttattgATATTCCAAATTGTGGCATCAGAACATTTGTTTGAGAATTGTTTAAAGTGGATATCAGTGGTAGGCCTCTTGATTTGCCTTTGTTAATCCCAGTCTCTCAGGAAGTCAGAGGGGATATGTTCGTAATGTAGAAGGAAGATTTCATCGCTTTCCTaaaagatttaatttttaaaaaaaataaaatctaaagGACCTAGTGTCGACTTCAAATATGAAATTCGATTCTATGTGCGCGTCTGTTTTGAATTCTTTTGGTTATAAATGATAACCTTGAAAAGTGCTTCAAGCAAATCCATCTGCCAACTGTTCTATTTTAACTTTCTAGTTTATGGGTGACACAGAGTCCCAGATGAAACTTGTGATCATGAAAAGTAAAGTAAAGTAAAAAGCTCAATGAATATTCCTATTTTTGCTATATAACTAACTCGAAGTTTTTCTTTCACTTCTAATCTTTTGTAATGGACTATCAGATATTCAGTTAGAACAATCAAAAATAAGAGAAGTATGGCATATCTGCTTAAGTTGAGTACATATATGTTCATGCCACATTGAATCTATGTATCTGAATCATTTTTAGGACAGTATTACTTATGTCATGTTTGACAGTGCTAACTTTCTAGTGCTTCTTAGATAAGTCTTAGTTTTCCAATGAGCGAGATAGTTTTGGTTTTAATTAGTTTCCTTTGGTATCTGGTGCCAGGATATCAGAACGGGTCAAGAGTACCAGGTCCTGCCAAGGCTGAAGCAGAAAAAGCAATACCAACTATAGAGGTCCCAGCATTGTCTTTGGATGAACTGAAAGAAGAAACTGACAATTTTGGATCGAAAGCATTAATTGGTGAAGGTTCTTACGGGAGAGTATACTATGCTAATCTAAGCAATGAAAAAGCTGTTGCCGTGAAAAAGCTTGATGTTTCATCCGAGCCTGAGACTAATGTTGACTTCTTGACTCAGGTAAAGTGTATTTTCTTATGCAATTCTTTTTGACTGTGATACATGTAAATGCCTCTGATATCTTTTTCCTCTTTCACCTTAAGCTTGCTAGAGTTTCAAGATTGAAGCATGACAATCTTGTTGAGTTGCTTGGTTACTGTGTTGAAGGAAACATTCGTGTATTAGCGTATGAATTCGCAACGATGGGGTCCTTGCATGATATTTTGCACGGTATGAAAAAACTTCATGTCTTTGAATGCGAGAGAATTTATTAGTTTGATAGATAATATATTCTCTCTGTATTATGTATGTGCTTGCTTACAGGAAGGAAAGGAGTACAAGGGGCGCAGCCGGGGCCAACACTTGATTGGATGCAGCGGGTAAAGATTGCTGTTGATGCCGCAAGGGGACTCGAGTATTTGCATGAGAAGGTCCAACCTTCAATAATACACAGGGATATAAGATCAAGCAATGTACTCCTCTTCGAAGACTACAAAGCAAAGATTGCAGATTTTAACCTGTCAAATCAGGCTCCTGATATGGCTGCTCGCCTTCATTCTACTCGAGTTTTAGGAACATTTGGCTATCATGCACCGGAGTAATGTCTCCCACCTTTCTCTTCTTTGACTAACCTTTTATATTTGTTCTATCAGTACTCTGTTTCTTCTTTAAATGTTGTACACATGTTTTGTGCTTTTGAGTTTTTCTGAACTCCTCGCTTCCGGTAACGTATTGCTGAATCTTATTTTCTATCTAGCCACTAGATTAACTTCCTTTTTGGTTTGATACATTTCGAACTAGGAATATACAACTTAAGTGTAAAAGTGGGGAAATTGAAGCTACTAGGAATAGGTGTGATCTGCGGTAAAAGTTGGCAATAGGTTATGTAAAATGATTATATAGTAACATTGAATCTCTGATGCATCTAACTGATGTTAAAGCATATTTGGCAGAAATTATTGATGAGATTTAATGCTGTTGAAAGTTTTCTAGAATAAGGGCCTGATGAGACAAAGCATCAGTAAGAAAAAGTAAGTTTTAGCCACTGAAATAATATTTGTAGTTGCTAAATGACGCATATACCACGCCTCAACAGGCATAGGAAAATGGTAATGCAGCAGATTTTCCGGGTTTCTCCACTTTATGTGACCAAAGAGTCTACTGGGGGCTAAGCAAAGATTTAAATAAGTAAGGTGCTTCTTCCCTTCTGGGGTAAAAAGCTAAATACAACTCAAAAAGGCCAAAGATACTTTGAAACTAAGTTTTGAATATTACGGTGTAAAAGACAAAGAGGCTTTCTTGGAAATCCGAAAGCTCATCTTTGCTATTATGTTGGTTTCCCTTTTTTTATTGTGCATGTTATATTTGACATCTTTCAAGAGGTAATTTGCCACTGAAGTTAGCTTATTATGGGAAAGGAGCTTGGTTTTTGTGTTTGTGAAGACAACAGTGTAGCTGATATTTCGGagtttttcaaatataaaatacTTGTAATGGTGAATTTCATTTTCATGAATTATATCATCTTTTCTTCCCCGCCATACCTTTAGTAACATTTAGCTTTTGGATCTATTTGGACAGCAAAAACAACTAACCACTTTTGTATATGGGATGGAATGGTAGGATCTCTTGTTATAAAAATGTACAAAGTTTGCTGATTTGCTCCTTTACATACTTTCATTTATTGGTATAAATTATAGAACCATTTTTTCTACTCAAGGTTGTCTTCTCGCGAATGACCAAATGTTTAAGCTTTTGAGTGAAGGTAGTTTTGTTCTCTGTGAGTGGTTCTAGTTGATAATTAAGCTCTTTCTACAAAGTTAGATGACAAAGTTGTGAGATATTTGCTGGAGTTGTATCTCTGCTGGTTGTTTAACCCGTTGGAATCTCTGTCACCTGCTTTACTCCTTTATTGGTGAAAAATGCTCCAAAAAAGTTGTTTTGTTTCAGGAGTA
This DNA window, taken from Nicotiana tabacum cultivar K326 chromosome 15, ASM71507v2, whole genome shotgun sequence, encodes the following:
- the LOC107816858 gene encoding PTI1-like tyrosine-protein kinase 3 isoform X2, which encodes MRRWLCCTCQVEESYPSNETEHLKNPATHADGYQNGSRVPGPAKAEAEKAIPTIEVPALSLDELKEETDNFGSKALIGEGSYGRVYYANLSNEKAVAVKKLDVSSEPETNVDFLTQLARVSRLKHDNLVELLGYCVEGNIRVLAYEFATMGSLHDILHGRKGVQGAQPGPTLDWMQRVKIAVDAARGLEYLHEKVQPSIIHRDIRSSNVLLFEDYKAKIADFNLSNQAPDMAARLHSTRVLGTFGYHAPEYAMTGQLTQKSDVYSFGVVLLELLTGRKPVDHTMPRGQQSLVTWATPRLSEDKVQQCVDPKLKGYPQKAVAKMAAVAALCVQYESEFRPNMSIVVKALQPLLKAPPAPAPEI
- the LOC107816858 gene encoding PTI1-like tyrosine-protein kinase 3 isoform X1 — its product is MDDNFHRQGLVAHAPPPGHFSRLENRRAEDDLYLRKRVRMRRWLCCTCQVEESYPSNETEHLKNPATHADGYQNGSRVPGPAKAEAEKAIPTIEVPALSLDELKEETDNFGSKALIGEGSYGRVYYANLSNEKAVAVKKLDVSSEPETNVDFLTQLARVSRLKHDNLVELLGYCVEGNIRVLAYEFATMGSLHDILHGRKGVQGAQPGPTLDWMQRVKIAVDAARGLEYLHEKVQPSIIHRDIRSSNVLLFEDYKAKIADFNLSNQAPDMAARLHSTRVLGTFGYHAPEYAMTGQLTQKSDVYSFGVVLLELLTGRKPVDHTMPRGQQSLVTWATPRLSEDKVQQCVDPKLKGYPQKAVAKMAAVAALCVQYESEFRPNMSIVVKALQPLLKAPPAPAPEI